The [Bacillus] selenitireducens MLS10 genome includes a region encoding these proteins:
- the accB gene encoding acetyl-CoA carboxylase biotin carboxyl carrier protein, with translation MLKIQEIRELIKLIDESSIDEFEFEQNGSKVTLRKHQGEVTRTVASPAPAPTEEKIHSEPVARTTEPEQKQVTEPAKVSEPSEPDRSGLVSVTSPMVGTFYEAPSPDEAPYVQKGDRVKADTVVCIVEAMKLMNEIEAEANGEIVEILVENGELVEYGQELFLVKPE, from the coding sequence ATGTTGAAAATCCAGGAAATCAGAGAACTCATTAAGTTAATTGATGAATCATCGATTGATGAATTTGAGTTTGAGCAAAACGGTTCCAAAGTGACGTTGCGAAAACATCAGGGTGAAGTCACGAGGACGGTTGCCTCACCTGCACCGGCGCCGACGGAAGAAAAGATACATAGCGAACCTGTTGCAAGGACGACTGAACCTGAACAGAAACAGGTCACAGAACCGGCTAAGGTATCAGAACCTTCCGAACCAGACAGAAGCGGACTTGTCAGCGTCACTTCACCAATGGTCGGAACGTTCTATGAAGCACCATCACCTGATGAGGCTCCTTACGTCCAAAAAGGGGACCGGGTAAAAGCTGATACTGTTGTCTGCATTGTCGAGGCGATGAAATTAATGAATGAGATTGAAGCTGAAGCCAACGGAGAAATTGTTGAAATACTGGTTGAGAACGGAGAGCTTGTCGAATACGGACAGGAGCTTTTCCTAGTGAAACCGGAGTAG
- a CDS encoding group II intron maturase-specific domain-containing protein, whose translation MTTGWINYYGISYMKSFINSIKQWLHHRLRQLIWKQWKKIKTRYKNLMKYGIETEEAWKMANTRKGYWRASKNETLHKAIKIEKLAGWGLKDMSQLYEHAYSTY comes from the coding sequence GTGACAACCGGCTGGATCAACTACTATGGCATCAGTTACATGAAATCCTTTATCAACAGCATTAAGCAATGGTTACACCATCGGCTGAGGCAACTGATCTGGAAACAGTGGAAGAAAATTAAAACGAGATACAAGAATTTGATGAAGTATGGCATTGAAACCGAAGAAGCTTGGAAAATGGCAAACACTCGCAAAGGCTATTGGCGTGCCTCCAAGAACGAGACACTGCACAAAGCCATCAAAATAGAAAAGCTCGCAGGGTGGGGACTCAAAGACATGAGTCAACTCTACGAGCATGCATACTCAACTTATTGA
- the ltrA gene encoding group II intron reverse transcriptase/maturase, with product MQKRVAIWQRKESKSGMQLIDRVVCPDNLNLAMNRVISNKGNPGVDGMTVDQLEAHVHQYAKPLIAKIQKGTYQPLPVKRVEIPKENGKKRKLGIPAVRDRMVQQAIFQVIEPIIDPHFSPNSYGFRPGKNAKQAIKQAAKYYDEGFKMVVDIDLKSYFDTIPHQKLMNYLEQYIQDPIILKLIWKFLKSGIMIGDNWESSRNGAPQGGNLSPILSNVYLHELDKELERRGHRFVRYADDFCIYVKSRRAAERVLLNTTTFLEGTLKLSVNQEKSAIGSPTKRKFLGFCIHKSNNETRRTPSITLFLRLTR from the coding sequence GAAGCGTGTAGCAATCTGGCAACGAAAGGAGTCGAAAAGCGGTATGCAATTAATTGACAGAGTGGTCTGTCCGGATAACCTGAATTTGGCGATGAACCGGGTGATTTCCAATAAAGGAAACCCCGGGGTCGACGGGATGACCGTTGACCAACTTGAAGCACATGTTCACCAATATGCGAAACCATTGATAGCCAAAATCCAAAAAGGGACATATCAACCTTTGCCCGTAAAACGGGTAGAGATTCCGAAAGAGAATGGAAAGAAACGCAAATTGGGGATACCGGCAGTCCGGGACCGTATGGTCCAGCAAGCGATTTTTCAAGTTATTGAACCGATAATAGATCCGCACTTCTCTCCAAACAGTTATGGGTTCAGACCGGGTAAAAATGCCAAACAAGCGATTAAACAAGCCGCAAAATATTATGATGAAGGATTCAAAATGGTCGTGGATATCGATCTGAAAAGTTATTTTGATACGATTCCCCATCAAAAGCTGATGAACTATCTTGAACAATATATTCAGGATCCGATCATCTTGAAACTGATCTGGAAGTTTCTTAAAAGCGGGATTATGATAGGGGACAACTGGGAATCTTCAAGAAACGGTGCACCGCAAGGCGGCAACTTATCACCGATTCTCAGCAATGTTTACCTACATGAACTGGATAAGGAATTGGAAAGAAGAGGCCACCGTTTCGTCAGATATGCAGATGACTTTTGCATCTACGTTAAAAGTCGCAGAGCTGCGGAGCGTGTGCTCCTTAACACAACAACTTTCCTCGAGGGAACACTTAAACTGAGTGTGAACCAAGAGAAAAGTGCTATAGGATCACCAACGAAACGAAAGTTTCTGGGGTTTTGCATTCACAAAAGTAATAATGAAACCAGGCGAACTCCTTCGATTACATTATTCTTAAGATTAACCAGGTGA